The proteins below come from a single Micropterus dolomieu isolate WLL.071019.BEF.003 ecotype Adirondacks linkage group LG05, ASM2129224v1, whole genome shotgun sequence genomic window:
- the plaat1 gene encoding phospholipase A and acyltransferase 1 gives MDKQQHNSSMASNDPDLPVPSGDPQPGDLIEIFRPAYQHWALYLGDGYIINLTPVDESQAAAMSSVKSVFSRKAVVRMQLLKEVVGSDSYRVNNKYDHNHTPLPVCEIIQRAQVLIGQEVSYDLLGSNCEHFVTLLRYGEGVSEQATRAIGAISLVTAAASAFSVLGLINTRSRNRPF, from the exons ATGgataaacaacaacacaactcTAGT ATGGCCTCTAATGACCCTGACCTTCCTGTCCCCTCTGGTGACCCCCAGCCTGGTGACCTGATTGAGATCTTCAGACCAGCCTATCAGCACTGGGCTCTCTACCTGGGAGATGGTTACATCATCAACTTAACTCCCGTCG aTGAGAGCCAGGCAGCCGCCATGTCCAGTGTGAAGTCCGTCTTCAGCCGGAAGGCAGTGGTGCGCATGCAGCTGCTGAAAGAGGTGGTGGGAAGCGACTCGTACCGTGTCAACAACAAGTACGACCACAACCACACACCCCTGCCCGTCTGTGAAATCATCCAGCGAGCACAAGTCCTCATCGGCCAGGAGGTGTCTTACGACCTGCTGGGGAGCAACTGCGAGCACTTTGTTACCCTTCTGCGCTACGGGGAGGGGGTGTCCGAGCAG GCTACACGGGCCATTGGGGCCATCAGTCTGGTGACAGCAGCGGCCAGTGCCTTCTCTGTCCTTGGACTGATCAACACACGATCTAGAAACAGGCCTTTCTGA